A stretch of DNA from Acidobacteriota bacterium:
CGCTGACCGCGCCGCGGAGATTCTACGCAATTATTTTGACAAGAGTGGCCCTATTCTGGCGGAGTAGTTTACCTTTTCGCAGCCGTCGGACCCTTTTGCGCGGTGCGATTGCTCCTGGGCGCCTGGTTCAGTTCACGCTCAAGCTGGCGAATGGCCTTCTGCGCGTCCGTGGCCTCATCGGCCTGCTGCTTTGACGGAAGCGTCTCAAGGTATTTCTGGTAAGCGGCGAGAGCTTCGCGCTTTCTGCCCATTTTTTCATAGGCTTTCCCCATCCCAAGATAGGCCGCGGCGTAGTAGGGATCGTCCCTGGCAGCTTCCTCGTAACGGCTGAGCGCCCCGGGATATTTCTTCCTGCGGAAATAGAAATCGCCAATCTCAACCGATTGACTGGCCGAGGGCGGAACGTAATGGTATGTGGCTTCCAGTTCGCTCGTATCCGGCGTTTTGTGCTGGCCCGGCAATGCGATCGGCAGTCCGGTGAGCCCAATCAGGCAAAGCAGC
This window harbors:
- a CDS encoding tetratricopeptide repeat protein, whose product is MRHGFAVLLLCLIGLTGLPIALPGQHKTPDTSELEATYHYVPPSASQSVEIGDFYFRRKKYPGALSRYEEAARDDPYYAAAYLGMGKAYEKMGRKREALAAYQKYLETLPSKQQADEATDAQKAIRQLERELNQAPRSNRTAQKGPTAAKR